A genomic window from Cetobacterium somerae ATCC BAA-474 includes:
- a CDS encoding ATP-dependent helicase, whose amino-acid sequence MSILDKLNEKQREAAKKIEGPLLILAGAGSGKTRTITYRIAHMINEKGISPYKILAVTFTNKAAKEMRERVELLIGEDAHKAMISTFHSFGVRLLRVYGDKLGYNANFTIYDTDDQKRVIRGIMKELVVNDKSLTEGAVVSIISKLKENSVSVSDYEKENRFDSNYKIILECYRRYNGTLKENNGMDFSDILVNLHKLLDIPEVLEKLQEKFQYIMVDEYQDTNNIQYNIVTKIAAKYRNICVVGDENQSIYGFRGANIKNILDFEKDYKDALVVKLEENYRSTSAILTAANEVIKNNKTAKDKNLWTKKPQGELITVKECLDGREEVNYIIEEIVKRKNMGKSYREFTILYRTNAQSRLFEEGLLKYNIPYKVFGGMQFYQRAEIKDIVAYLTVINNPQDTINLNRIINVPKRKIGDKSIEKIRDYASETNISMFEALGKGMEIPGLTSGVKIALDELYTILNDLIELSHEGSVSEVFDELIRRVGYFSYLNSTYGAEAEGRIENVEELKNSIVELEKTVDFLTLREYLENISLVSATDDLEGESDYIKLMTIHNSKGLEFPVVFLTGVEDDIFPGSKKVLFNPEELEEERRLCYVAITRAEEKLYLTHAKSRFVYGEFLTKIKSRFIEELPIEVLDKVEKVQDLLPKSKLSTNDKKITGYKNIITAEDLKKMKNISNSPFAMGEKVIHTKFGLGKVVEISEKKLGVQFVDGKKDIALALATKFLTKA is encoded by the coding sequence ATGAGTATATTAGATAAATTAAATGAAAAACAAAGAGAAGCAGCTAAAAAAATTGAAGGACCACTTTTAATATTAGCAGGAGCGGGATCTGGAAAAACAAGAACCATTACGTATAGAATTGCACATATGATAAATGAAAAAGGAATCTCTCCTTATAAGATTTTAGCAGTTACATTTACAAATAAAGCGGCTAAAGAGATGAGGGAAAGAGTTGAACTTTTAATTGGAGAAGATGCACACAAAGCTATGATATCGACTTTTCACTCTTTTGGTGTAAGATTGCTAAGAGTATATGGAGATAAATTAGGTTATAATGCTAATTTTACAATATATGATACAGATGATCAAAAAAGAGTGATAAGAGGAATTATGAAAGAACTTGTTGTTAATGATAAGTCATTAACAGAAGGAGCTGTAGTTTCAATTATATCAAAACTAAAGGAAAATAGTGTAAGTGTATCTGATTATGAAAAAGAAAATAGATTTGATTCTAATTATAAAATAATATTAGAGTGTTATAGAAGATATAACGGAACTTTAAAAGAGAATAATGGAATGGATTTTTCAGATATTCTAGTTAACCTTCATAAACTACTAGATATTCCAGAGGTTTTAGAAAAGCTTCAAGAAAAATTTCAATATATAATGGTAGATGAATATCAAGATACAAATAATATTCAGTATAATATAGTTACTAAAATAGCAGCGAAATATAGAAATATATGTGTAGTTGGTGATGAAAATCAGAGTATATATGGATTTAGAGGTGCTAATATAAAAAATATATTAGATTTTGAGAAGGATTATAAAGATGCTTTAGTTGTTAAACTTGAAGAAAATTATCGTTCAACATCTGCGATTTTGACAGCAGCAAATGAAGTGATAAAAAACAATAAAACAGCAAAAGATAAAAATTTATGGACTAAAAAACCTCAAGGAGAATTAATTACTGTAAAAGAGTGTTTAGATGGAAGAGAAGAAGTAAATTATATAATTGAAGAGATTGTAAAAAGAAAAAATATGGGAAAAAGTTATAGAGAGTTTACAATTCTTTACAGAACAAATGCTCAATCTAGACTTTTTGAAGAGGGATTATTAAAATATAATATTCCATATAAGGTTTTTGGTGGAATGCAATTCTATCAAAGAGCTGAAATAAAAGATATAGTGGCGTATTTAACAGTGATAAATAATCCTCAAGATACAATTAATTTAAATAGAATAATAAATGTCCCTAAGAGAAAAATAGGGGATAAAAGTATAGAAAAAATAAGAGATTATGCAAGTGAAACAAATATTTCAATGTTTGAAGCTCTAGGAAAAGGAATGGAGATTCCAGGTTTAACTTCAGGTGTAAAAATAGCTTTAGATGAGTTATATACGATTTTAAATGACTTAATAGAGTTAAGTCATGAAGGAAGTGTAAGTGAGGTATTTGATGAATTAATAAGAAGAGTAGGATATTTCTCTTATTTAAACTCAACATATGGCGCAGAAGCTGAGGGAAGAATAGAAAACGTAGAGGAATTAAAAAACTCTATAGTAGAGTTGGAAAAAACGGTGGACTTTTTAACATTGAGAGAATATTTAGAGAATATATCTCTTGTTAGTGCAACAGATGATTTAGAAGGGGAGTCAGATTATATAAAATTAATGACAATCCATAACTCTAAAGGGTTGGAGTTCCCTGTTGTTTTCTTGACTGGAGTGGAAGACGATATTTTTCCTGGTTCAAAGAAAGTGCTTTTCAATCCAGAGGAATTAGAGGAAGAGAGAAGACTTTGTTATGTTGCAATTACTAGAGCTGAGGAGAAATTATACCTAACACATGCAAAAAGTAGATTTGTTTATGGTGAGTTTTTAACAAAGATAAAATCAAGATTTATAGAGGAGCTTCCTATAGAAGTTTTAGATAAAGTGGAGAAAGTTCAAGATTTATTACCGAAATCAAAACTTTCTACAAATGATAAAAAAATAACAGGTTATAAAAATATTATAACTGCAGAAGATTTAAAAAAAATGAAAAATATTTCAAATTCTCCTTTTGCTATGGGAGAAAAAGTTATTCATACAAAGTTTGGATTAGGAAAAGTAGTTGAAATATCAGAAAAAAAATTAGGTGTACAATTTGTAGATGGGAAAAAAGATATAGCTTTAGCTTTAGCAACAAAATTTTTAACTAAAGCATAG